A window of Lepidochelys kempii isolate rLepKem1 chromosome 1, rLepKem1.hap2, whole genome shotgun sequence contains these coding sequences:
- the LOC140901197 gene encoding prostaglandin-E(2) 9-reductase-like isoform X1 — MELCKDASVKMNDGHRIPVVGFGTYAPDTVPKSKCEEAVKVAIEVGYRHIDGAYFYENEEEVGRAIQEKIADGTVKREDIFYTGKLWSTFNAPEMVQSALKKSLKSLQFDYIDLYIIHTPLSLKPGDDLCPVDENGKLIFDNVDLCATWEAMEACKDAGLVKSIGVSNFNRRQLEMILNKPGLKYKPVCNQVECHPYLNQRKLLEFCKSKNIVLVAFSALGSHREERWVDQSTPLLLEDPVLNALAKKYSRSPALVALRYQLQRGVVVLAKSFTRKRIEDNFKVFDFQLTEEDMKAIDSLNQNLRYDLCQQFLDHPDPHNKDVPVSVKLNEEEIEALSSI; from the exons ATGGAGCTCTGCAAAGATGCATCTGTGAAAATGAATGATGGGCACAGAATTCCTGTGGTCGGATTTGGTACCTATGCCCCCGATACA gTTCCAAAAAGTAAGTGTGAGGAGGCTGTAAAGGTGGCCATTGAAGTTGGCTACCGCCATATAGATGGAGCCTATTTCTATGAGAATGAGGAAGAGGTTGGGCGAGCCATTCAAGAGAAGATTGCAGATGGAACGGtcaaaagagaggacatattttACACAGGAAAG CTTTGGAGCACCTTTAACGCTCCTGAGATGGTCCAATCAGCCCTGAAAAAGTCACTGAAGAGCCTGCAGTTTGACTACATTGATCTCTATATTATTCATACACCCCTATctttaaag ccTGGAGATGATTTATGCCCGGTGgatgaaaatggaaaattgaTTTTTGATAACGTAGACCTTTGTGCCACATGGGAG GCCATGGAGGCATGTAAAGATGCAGGCTTGGTGAAGTCCATTGGAGTGTCCAACTTCAACCGCAGACAGCTGGAGATGATCCTGAACAAACCTGGACTCAAGTACAAACCTGTCTGCAACCAG GTTGAATGTCATCCTTACCTCAACCAAAGAAAATTGCTGGAGTTCTGCAAATCCAAAAATATTGTGCTGGTGGCTTTTAGTGCCTTGGGATCTCACAGAGAGGAGAGATG GGTGGATCAAAGCACTCCACTTCTGCTAGAGGATCCAGTACTGAACGCTCTGGCCAAAAAATACAGCCGAAGCCCAGCTCTAGTAGCCCTGCGCTACCAGCTGCAGCGTGGTGTCGTGGTCCTTGCCAAGAGCTTCACCAGAAAGCGTATTGAAGACAACTTCAAG GTGTTTGACTTCCAGTTGACAGAGGAGGACATGAAAGCCATTGATAGCCTGAACCAAAACCTTCGCTATGACCTGTGTCAACA ATTTTTGGACCATCCTGA
- the LOC140901197 gene encoding aldo-keto reductase family 1 member C1-like isoform X2 produces the protein MELCKDASVKMNDGHRIPVVGFGTYAPDTLWSTFNAPEMVQSALKKSLKSLQFDYIDLYIIHTPLSLKPGDDLCPVDENGKLIFDNVDLCATWEAMEACKDAGLVKSIGVSNFNRRQLEMILNKPGLKYKPVCNQVECHPYLNQRKLLEFCKSKNIVLVAFSALGSHREERWVDQSTPLLLEDPVLNALAKKYSRSPALVALRYQLQRGVVVLAKSFTRKRIEDNFKVFDFQLTEEDMKAIDSLNQNLRYDLCQQFLDHPDPHNKDVPVSVKLNEEEIEALSSI, from the exons ATGGAGCTCTGCAAAGATGCATCTGTGAAAATGAATGATGGGCACAGAATTCCTGTGGTCGGATTTGGTACCTATGCCCCCGATACA CTTTGGAGCACCTTTAACGCTCCTGAGATGGTCCAATCAGCCCTGAAAAAGTCACTGAAGAGCCTGCAGTTTGACTACATTGATCTCTATATTATTCATACACCCCTATctttaaag ccTGGAGATGATTTATGCCCGGTGgatgaaaatggaaaattgaTTTTTGATAACGTAGACCTTTGTGCCACATGGGAG GCCATGGAGGCATGTAAAGATGCAGGCTTGGTGAAGTCCATTGGAGTGTCCAACTTCAACCGCAGACAGCTGGAGATGATCCTGAACAAACCTGGACTCAAGTACAAACCTGTCTGCAACCAG GTTGAATGTCATCCTTACCTCAACCAAAGAAAATTGCTGGAGTTCTGCAAATCCAAAAATATTGTGCTGGTGGCTTTTAGTGCCTTGGGATCTCACAGAGAGGAGAGATG GGTGGATCAAAGCACTCCACTTCTGCTAGAGGATCCAGTACTGAACGCTCTGGCCAAAAAATACAGCCGAAGCCCAGCTCTAGTAGCCCTGCGCTACCAGCTGCAGCGTGGTGTCGTGGTCCTTGCCAAGAGCTTCACCAGAAAGCGTATTGAAGACAACTTCAAG GTGTTTGACTTCCAGTTGACAGAGGAGGACATGAAAGCCATTGATAGCCTGAACCAAAACCTTCGCTATGACCTGTGTCAACA ATTTTTGGACCATCCTGA